The Neoarius graeffei isolate fNeoGra1 chromosome 10, fNeoGra1.pri, whole genome shotgun sequence genome has a segment encoding these proteins:
- the LOC132892666 gene encoding N-acetyllactosaminide beta-1,3-N-acetylglucosaminyltransferase 3-like has protein sequence MNWLLPLPLHTHFSEILKNFENILVSLRFLRVNMEKVSWVYRLRGRRRTLETVALIIINFLCLLLIANTLMPEKCEKITSPKMIREAQPLETTPTCKQNMSAANIEGFYSLPTYIQDFLYYRHCRNFPMLLTVPNKCNLPKGSKEPFLLLAIKSSPKNYERRAVLRKTWASERLQNGVWIRTVFLAGTNGVGFEKRRLNKLLELENKRHQDILQWDFMDTFYNLTLKQVLFMDWMQKWCPTADFFLNGDDDIFANTDNMVDFLKGQDDNDGSKHLYIGQLLLDSIPIRDNTSKYFIPEQIEKGDLYAPYCSGGGYLYSRFTARAILQMSQSITLMPIDDVYMGMCLKQAGLQPRDHQGVWADGLIIPSNKLDIYDPCHYREIILGHKFSPHQIFLLWNEIHRKDLDCAKKETSL, from the coding sequence GACTCCGGGGGAGGAGACGGACTCTGGAGACTGTAGCTCTGATCATTATAAACTTTCTGTGTTTGCTCCTGATCGCGAACACCCTCATGCCAGAAAAGTGCGAAAAAATCACATCACCGAAGATGATTCGTGAGGCCCAGCCTCTGGAGACGACTCCTACGTGCAAACAAAACATGTCTGCTGCCAATATTGAGGGATTTTATAGCTTGCCTACTTACATCCAAGACTTCCTGTACTACCGCCACTGTCGGAATTTTCCAATGCTGCTCACTGTTCCTAACAAGTGCAACCTTCCAAAGGGGTCAAAAGAACCTTTTCTTCTGCTGGCCATCAAAAGTTCACCGAAGAACTACGAACGACGGGCAGTTTTGCGCAAAACGTGGGCATCAGAAAGACTACAGAACGGGGTGTGGATCCGCACCGTGTTCCTGGCCGGCACCAACGGGGTTGGCTTTGAGAAGCGGAGGTTAAATAAACTCCTGGAGCTGGAGAACAAGAGGCACCAGGACATCCTGCAGTGGGACTTCATGGATACCTTCTACAACCTCACGCTCAAGCAGGTCCTGTTTATGGACTGGATGCAGAAGTGGTGTCCCACTGCAGATTTCTTCTTGAATGGAGATGATGACATTTTCGCCAACACAGACAACATGGTGGATTTCCTCAAAGGGCAAGACGATAACGACGGAAGCAAACACCTGTACATTGGCCAGCTACTCTTGGACAGCATACCTATCCGGGACAACACCAGTAAATATTTCATCCCAGAACAGATCGAGAAAGGCGACCTATATGCTCCATACTGCAGCGGAGGTGGCTACTTGTACTCCCGTTTCACTGCCAGGGCCATTCTCCAAATGTCCCAGTCCATCACCCTGATGCCCATCGATGACGTTTACATGGGCATGTGTCTGAAACAAGCCGGACTCCAACCCAGAGACCACCAGGGAGTCTGGGCTGATGGCCTCATCATTCCTTCCAACAAACTGGACATTTACGATCCCTGCCATTACCGTGAGATTATCCTCGGCCACAAATTCAGCCCTCATCAGATTTTTCTGCTATGGAATGAAATCCAtcggaaagatctggactgcgcaAAGAAAGAGACAAGTTTATAG